A portion of the Trachemys scripta elegans isolate TJP31775 chromosome 11, CAS_Tse_1.0, whole genome shotgun sequence genome contains these proteins:
- the NEUROD1 gene encoding neurogenic differentiation factor 1 — MTKSYSESGLMGEPQPQGPPSWTDECLSSQDEEHEVDKKEEDLEAMQAETEEDSLRNGEEEDEDDDLEEEEEEEEEEEDDDQKPKRRGPKKKKMTKARMERFKLRRMKANARERNRMHGLNAALDNLRKVVPCYSKTQKLSKIETLRLAKNYIWALSEILRSGKSPDLVSFVQTLCKGLSQPTTNLVAGCLQLNPRTFLPEQNQDMPPHMQPASASFPVHPYAYQSPGLPSPPYGTMDSSHIFHVKPPHSFGAALEPFFESTLTDCTSPSFDGPLSPPLSINGNFSFKHEPSNEFDKNYAFTMHYPAATLAGASGHGSIFSGSASRCEIPIDNIMPYESHSHHERVMSAQLNAIFHD; from the coding sequence ATGACCAAATCGTACAGCGAGAGCGGGCTGATGGgggagccccagccccagggtccCCCGAGCTGGACAGATGAGTGCCTCAGCTCTCAGGACGAGGAACACGAGGTGGATAAGAAGGAGGAGGATCTCGAAGCCATGCAAGCCGAGACCGAAGAGGACTCGCTGAGAAACGgcgaggaggaggatgaagacgACGACttagaggaagaggaggaagaagaggaagaggaagaagacgATGATCAAAAGCCTAAAAGACGGGGTCCCAAGAAGAAGAAGATGACTAAGGCGCGCATGGAGAGGTTCAAGCTGAGGCGCATGAAGGCTAATGCCCGGGAGCGGAATCGCATGCACGGGCTGAACGCGGCTCTAGACAACTTGCGCAAGGTGGTGCCCTGTTACTCCAAGACGCAGAAACTCTCCAAGATCGAGACCCTGCGCTTGGCCAAGAACTATATCTGGGCGCTCTCCGAGATCCTGCGCTCCGGCAAGAGCCCGGACCTCGTTTCATTTGTACAGACCCTGTGCAAGGGCTTGTCCCAACCCACTACCAACTTAGTAGCCGGCTGCCTCCAGCTCAACCCCAGGACTTTCCTTCCCGAGCAGAACCAAGACATGCCGCCCCATATGCAGCCGGCCAGTGCTTCCTTCCCAGTGCATCCTTACGCCTACCAGTCCCCGGGTCTTCCCAGTCCGCCCTATGGCACCATGGACAGCTCCCATATCTTCCACGTGAAGCCTCCGCACTCGTTTGGGGCTGCTCTGGAGCCATTTTTTGAAAGCACCCTCACTGATTGCACCAGCCCTTCCTTTGACGGACCCCTCAGCCCGCCCCTCAGCATCAATGGAAACTTCTCTTTCAAACATGAACCTTCCAACGAGTTTGATAAAAATTATGCCTTTACCATGCACTATCCCGCAGCTACTCTGGCAGGAGCCTCGGGCCACGGATCAATCTTCTCTGGCTCTGCCTCTCGCTGTGAGATCCCCATAGACAACATTATGCCCTATGAGAGCCATTCCCATCACGAACGAGTCATGAGTGCCCAGCTCAATGCCATCTTTCACGATTAA